From the Gammaproteobacteria bacterium genome, one window contains:
- a CDS encoding D-amino acid aminotransferase encodes MPTLYLNGEFLAPERAMVSVMDRGFLFGDGVYEVIPAYGGRPFRLTEHLQRLRNSLHAIRMPEPMDDAQWRVVLEELLRRNPGADQSIYLQVTRGVMAKRDHAFDASLTPTVFAMVSPIAPPGPAVANDGVRAITLDDIRWQSCHIKAITLLPNVLLRQEAIDRGAVEAILIKDGHATEGAASNLFIVHNGRLITPPKGPRLLPGITRDLILELAAHHAIPYREADIRAEALLSADEIWLTSSTKEILPVTLLDDRPVADGKPGALYRRMSELYRTYKEQVRVGAAE; translated from the coding sequence ATGCCCACCCTCTATCTCAACGGCGAATTCCTCGCACCCGAACGGGCCATGGTCTCAGTCATGGATCGCGGCTTCCTGTTCGGCGACGGTGTCTATGAGGTGATCCCGGCCTATGGCGGCCGACCTTTTCGCTTGACCGAACACCTCCAGCGTCTGCGCAACAGCCTGCACGCCATCCGCATGCCCGAACCGATGGACGACGCCCAGTGGCGCGTGGTACTGGAGGAGTTGCTGCGGCGCAATCCGGGCGCGGACCAGTCCATCTACCTGCAGGTCACGCGCGGCGTCATGGCCAAACGCGATCACGCCTTCGACGCCTCACTCACACCGACCGTGTTCGCGATGGTCAGCCCCATCGCGCCGCCCGGTCCGGCAGTTGCGAACGACGGCGTGCGCGCGATCACCCTCGACGATATCCGCTGGCAGTCCTGCCACATCAAGGCGATCACGCTGCTGCCCAATGTGCTGCTGCGCCAGGAGGCCATCGACCGCGGCGCCGTCGAGGCCATTTTGATCAAGGACGGTCACGCCACCGAGGGCGCGGCCAGCAACCTGTTCATCGTCCACAACGGCCGGCTGATCACACCGCCCAAGGGGCCGCGCCTGCTGCCTGGCATTACCCGCGATCTGATCCTGGAACTGGCGGCCCACCACGCCATCCCCTACCGGGAGGCCGACATCCGCGCCGAGGCGCTGCTCAGCGCCGATGAGATCTGGCTGACCAGCTCCACCAAGGAGATCCTGCCGGTCACGCTGCTGGACGACCGGCCCGTCGCCGACGGCAAGCCCGGTGCGCTGTACCGGCGCATGAGCGAGCTGTATCGTACCTACAAGGAACAGGTGCGCGTCGGCGCGGCGGAATGA